In one Tachysurus fulvidraco isolate hzauxx_2018 chromosome 16, HZAU_PFXX_2.0, whole genome shotgun sequence genomic region, the following are encoded:
- the tmem251 gene encoding transmembrane protein 251: MMNFRQRMGWIGVSVYLMVSITAVYYIFEINQTYNRLTLEKTSGTHPPMQRDADSAHSPFSLSSWMQSVKSRLLLMPFWLWAVLFLVPYIQVFLFLYSCTRADPKTVGYCILPICLALLCNRHASFTKASNQISRLQLIDT, translated from the coding sequence ATGATGAACTTTCGCCAGAGGATGGGATGGATCGGTGTGTCCGTGTACTTGATGGTTAGCATCACAGCAGTTTATTACATTTTCGAGATCAATCAGACGTACAACCGACTGACGCTGGAGAAGACGAGCGGGACACACCCACCCATGCAGCGTGACGCAGACTCCGCCCACTCTCCGTTCTCTCTGTCCTCCTGGATGCAGAGCGTGAAGTCGCGGCTCCTCCTGATGCCCTTCTGGCTGTGGGCGGTCCTCTTCCTCGTCCCGTACATACaggtcttcctcttcctctactCCTGCACCAGAGCCGACCCCAAGACCGTGGGTTACTGCATCCTGCCCATCTGCCTCGCCCTGCTCTGTAAcagacacgcctccttcaccaaGGCGTCCAATCAGATCAGCAGACTGCAGCTGATTGACACCtga